In Zea mays cultivar B73 chromosome 7, Zm-B73-REFERENCE-NAM-5.0, whole genome shotgun sequence, the following proteins share a genomic window:
- the LOC100274967 gene encoding uncharacterized protein LOC100274967: MEEAEAEEENKSTKAAGMGCKKNVTRLQRSFLHLSRALGKLHGRRGHGNANGEASLSSSSSAATSSFLSGCMHPRTHSFALGRRHRHKRDGGGSGSGDALAVNFRSLQVDDEGGSSSAQHCYHGDRGSEADEPKAVVRGAGVAVATLSAAPYEDFRRSMREMVEAAAGTGSGGAAAAAVDWDFMEELLFCYLRLNDRAVHKDILRAFTDTVAAIRRRRRAAKSSRTRRRRRRQPRPGGDGPGRGDDCDGAEAVTSS; this comes from the coding sequence ATGGAGgaagcggaggcggaggaggagaaCAAGAGTACCAAGGCTGCGGGAATGGGATGCAAGAAGAATGTGACGAGGCTCCAGAGGTCATTCCTCCACCTGTCCAGAGCGCTCGGGAAGCTCCACGGCCGCCGGGGCCACGGGAACGCGAACGGCGAGGCGTCGCTGTCCTCGTCGTCCTCCGCTGCCACTTCGTCGTTCCTCTCCGGGTGCATGCATCCCCGGACGCACTCCTTCGCCTTGGGCCGCCGCCACCGCCACAAGCGCGACGGCGGCGGGTCGGGGTCGGGGGACGCTCTCGCCGTCAACTTCAGGTCGCTCCAGGTCGACGACGAGGGCGGCTCGTCGTCAGCGCAGCACTGTTATCACGGCGACCGCGGGAGCGAGGCGGACGAGCCCAAGGCGGTGGTCCGTGGCGCCGGCGTCGCGGTGGCCACGCTCTCCGCGGCGCCGTACGAAGACTTCCGGCGGTCCATGCGGGAGATGGTGGAAGCCGCCGCGGGGACGGGGAGCGGCGGCGCCGCCGCGGCGGCCGTGGACTGGGACTTCATGGAGGAGCTTCTGTTCTGCTACCTCCGCCTCAACGACCGCGCCGTGCACAAGGACATCCTCCGCGCGTTCACCGACACGGTCGCCGCGATCCGGCGCCGGCGCAGGGCGGCGAAGAGCAGCCGCACGCGTCGTAGGCGGCGCAGGCAGCCGAGGCCCGGAGGAGACGGCCCCGGCCGTGGCGACGACTGTGACGGCGCGGAGGCGGTGACCTCGTCGTGA